In one Acipenser ruthenus chromosome 10, fAciRut3.2 maternal haplotype, whole genome shotgun sequence genomic region, the following are encoded:
- the LOC117404554 gene encoding beta-1,3-galactosyltransferase 1, whose amino-acid sequence MPSKVSCLYVLTVVCWASALWYLSVTRQSSSYVGHTSISQRQVVKKRNITFNNIRTRPLNPHSFEFLINEPKKCEANTPFLVILISTTHKEFDARQAIRETWGDENNCNDIKIITLFLLGQNTDPVLNQMVEQESQIFHDIVVEDFIDSYHNLTLKTLMGMRWVTTFCPKAKYVMKTDSDIFVNMDNLVYKLLKPTTKPRRRYFTGYVINGGPIRDVRSKWYMPRDLYPENKYPPFCSGTGYVFSTDVAELIYKTSLHTTLLHLEDVYVGMCMRKLGIHPFQNSGFNHWKMAYSLCRYRRVITVHQISPEEMHRIWNDMSSKKHLRC is encoded by the coding sequence ATGCCTTCAAAGGTCTCATGCTTATatgttttgacagttgtttgcTGGGCAAGTGCGCTCTGGTACTTAAGTGTAACCCGCCAATCATCTTCATATGTAGGCCATACATCAATTAGTCAAAGACAGGTAGTGAAGAAAAGAAACATAACTTTCAACAACATTCGAACTCGCCCTTTGAATCCGCATTCCTTTGAATTTCTCATAAATGAGCCTAAAAAATGTGAAGCCAACACTCCCTTTCTGGTTATCCTCATTAGCACGACGCACAAAGAGTTTGATGCCAGGCAAGCCATCCGAGAGACTTGGGGGGACGAAAATAATTGTAATGACATCAAAATCATCACGTTGTTTCTTCTTGGCCAAAATACAGACCCTGTTTTAAATCAAATGGTAGAACAGGAGAGCCAAATTTTCCATGACATCGTTGTGGAAGACTTTATAGATTCTTACCATAATCTTACCCTAAAAACATTAATGGGCATGAGGTGGGTGACCACTTTTTGCCCAAAGGCGAAGTATGTCATGAAaacagacagtgatatttttgtaaatatggaTAATCTGGTCTACAAACTACTGAAGCCAACAACAAAGCCAAGAAGAAGATACTTCACTGGCTACGTCATCAACGGAGGCCCTATCAGGGATGTTCGCAGTAAATGGTACATGCCCAGGGATTTATACCCTGAAAATAAGTACCCACCCTTCTGTTCCGGCACTGGTTATGTGTTTTCTACAGACGTTGCAGAACTCATTTACAAAACCTCACTTCACACCACGCTGCTCCACCTTGAGGATGTCTACGTCGGCATGTGTATGCGCAAATTGGGCATCCACCCGTTTCAAAACAGTGGCTTCAATCACTGGAAAATGGCTTACAGCCTGTGTAGATACCGAAGAGTTATCACAGTGCACCAGATCTCTCCTGAAGAAATGCATCGGATTTGGAACGACATGTCAAGCAAGAAGCATCTCAGATGTTAA